In Zea mays cultivar B73 chromosome 7, Zm-B73-REFERENCE-NAM-5.0, whole genome shotgun sequence, the following proteins share a genomic window:
- the LOC109941100 gene encoding uncharacterized protein: MRRQLFLSIMLRLGEYSPYFTQREDALGRLGLSPLQKCTAALRLLAYGSAADSIDEYLKLARSTALDCLEKFCEGIIHCYGEEFCRRPNVVDIQRLLVKAEERGFPGMLGSIDCMHWQWRNCPVAHAGQFTRGDIKDPTIILEAVASYDRWIWHAFFGVAGSNNDINVLNQSPLFKDVLQGQAPIVNFMVNGHEHNMGYYLADGIYPSWPVFIKGIPLPQSEKHQLFTDVECAFGVLKSRFNIIAVPGRSYSQRTLGLIMRACVILNNMIIDDERDADLDETYETVDSTVDPSIYYNATPSLAVRIQIDNEMTDTSMYTQLLNDLVEHVWRHNNH, translated from the coding sequence ATGAGGCGACAACTTTTTTTGAGTATTATGCTTAGATTAGGTGAATACTCTCCGTATTTCACCCAAAGAGAAGATGCTCTGGGTCGACTCGGGCTCTCTCCCCTACAAAAGTGCACCGCAGCTCTGCGCTTGTTAGCCTATGGATCCGCTGCAGATTCAATAGATGAGTACTTAAAGCTAGCTAGATCAACTGCATTAGACTGTCTAGAGAAGTTTTGTGAGGGTATCATTCATTGTTATGGGGAGGAGTTCTGTCGTCGACCAAATGTCGTGGATATTCAGCGTCTACTAGTAAAAGCAGAAGAGCGTGGCTTTCCAGGCATGCTAGGAAGTATCGATTGTATGCATTGGCAATGGAGGAATTGTCCGGTCGCCCATGCCGGTCAATTCACAAGGGGGGATATCAAAGATCCCACCATCATCTTAGAAGCTGTTGCATCGTATGATCGGTGGATCTGGCATGCTTTTTTTGGGGTGGCCGGGTCCAACAATGACATTAACGTACTGAATCAGTCGCCATTATTCAAGGATGTCCTTCAAGGTCAAGCACCCATAGTGAACTTCATGGTTAATGGACATGAACACAATATGGGATACTATCTTGCCGACGGCATCTACCCTTCCTGGCCGGTGTTCATCAAGGGTATTCCGCTTCCACAAAGTGAGAAACATCAGTTATTCACAGATGTTGAGTGCGCTTTTGGAGTGTTGAAATCTCGGTTCAACATTATAGCAGTTCCTGGACGTTCTTACTCTCAACGTACTCTTGGTTTGATCATGCGTGCATGTGTCATTTTGAACAATATGATCATCGATGACGAGCGTGATGCCGATTTAGACGAGACATATGAGACAGTTGATTCTACAGTCGACCCGTCGATCTACTACAATGCAACCCCGAGCCTAGCAGTTAGGATTCAAATAGACAACGAGATGACGGACACATCGATGTATACACAACTACTAAATGATTTGGTTGAACATGTATGGAGACATAATAATCATTAG